In one Thermaerobacter sp. PB12/4term genomic region, the following are encoded:
- a CDS encoding glycoside hydrolase family 3 protein, translated as MMLALAGVPTRAAGFTDAGWAGVPKRGWQDDEVRRGWIQRFIAHMTLEEKVGQMFMIDVYGRTPTDPAYEDENLASGRGVRNFAEAIERYHVGGFIYFNWNGNIGVPLDPQQVQDLSNGLQELARKQRIPIPLLIATDQEGGIVARVRQPATEFPGNMALGATRSPQLAHQAARMTARELRALGINMNLAPVLDVNVNPSNPVIGVRSFGEDPELVADLGVAQVLGYQDEGVIATVKHFPGHGDTNVDSHYGLPIIHHDRATLDRVDLAPFKAAIAAGVDAVMTAHIVVPALDDSGLPATLSRPILTDLLREELGFDGVIITDALGMQGAQVLPPERIPVEAIKAGADILLMPPDVALAYEAVLDAVRRGEISERRIDQSVARILELKMRRGLFEWELPGRDDLAVLGHADHRAVSQRIADGSITLLRNTGNVLPLLAGSRVFVVGPQTAGSMILERELQARGLRVTALVTGLNPTVAERDEAVRRAGDADVVVVTTYNAASYPGQRQLVERLAGTNQPVVVAATRNPYDAAVLPPTAGYVVTYGYQPVSLVALARVLVGEVNPSGLLPVTIPGLFPYGAGLRYPAP; from the coding sequence ATGATGCTCGCCCTGGCCGGGGTTCCCACTCGGGCGGCAGGTTTCACGGATGCCGGCTGGGCCGGTGTACCCAAGAGGGGGTGGCAAGATGACGAGGTGCGCCGCGGGTGGATCCAGCGTTTTATCGCCCACATGACGCTGGAGGAAAAGGTGGGCCAGATGTTCATGATCGACGTCTACGGCCGGACTCCCACCGATCCCGCATATGAAGATGAAAACCTTGCGTCCGGGCGTGGCGTCCGCAACTTTGCCGAAGCGATCGAACGTTATCACGTGGGCGGGTTCATCTACTTCAACTGGAACGGGAACATCGGCGTCCCTCTTGATCCCCAGCAGGTGCAGGACCTGTCCAACGGGCTGCAGGAGCTTGCACGGAAACAGCGGATACCCATTCCTCTTCTCATCGCAACCGACCAGGAAGGGGGCATCGTTGCCCGGGTGCGGCAACCAGCAACCGAGTTCCCCGGCAACATGGCCCTGGGCGCAACGCGCTCCCCGCAACTGGCTCATCAGGCCGCTCGAATGACCGCTCGGGAACTGCGGGCGCTGGGAATCAATATGAACCTGGCGCCGGTGCTTGACGTCAACGTGAATCCGTCGAACCCGGTCATTGGGGTACGCTCTTTTGGCGAGGATCCCGAACTCGTGGCGGACCTGGGGGTGGCGCAGGTCCTCGGCTACCAGGACGAGGGCGTGATCGCCACGGTGAAGCATTTCCCGGGACACGGGGACACCAATGTCGATTCCCACTATGGCTTGCCGATCATCCACCATGACCGCGCAACCCTCGACCGGGTTGACCTGGCCCCGTTCAAAGCTGCCATCGCTGCAGGTGTCGATGCGGTGATGACAGCGCACATTGTGGTTCCGGCGCTGGATGACTCGGGATTACCGGCAACCTTGTCGCGTCCGATCCTAACGGACCTGCTCCGGGAGGAGCTGGGCTTTGACGGTGTCATTATCACTGACGCATTAGGGATGCAGGGTGCTCAGGTGTTGCCGCCCGAGCGAATTCCTGTGGAGGCAATCAAGGCGGGAGCCGACATCTTGCTCATGCCTCCCGACGTGGCCCTGGCCTATGAGGCCGTTCTGGACGCTGTCCGCCGCGGCGAAATCTCCGAACGGCGGATCGATCAGTCGGTTGCCCGCATCCTCGAACTGAAGATGCGGCGGGGGTTATTCGAATGGGAGTTGCCCGGCAGGGATGACCTGGCCGTCCTGGGACATGCCGACCATCGGGCTGTCTCCCAGCGGATCGCCGACGGAAGCATCACCCTGCTGCGGAACACGGGCAATGTCCTGCCCCTGCTGGCCGGTTCCCGCGTTTTCGTGGTGGGGCCCCAAACGGCTGGTTCCATGATCCTGGAGCGTGAGTTGCAGGCCAGAGGGCTGAGGGTAACAGCACTGGTTACAGGACTCAATCCCACGGTCGCCGAGAGGGATGAAGCGGTACGCCGGGCGGGCGATGCCGACGTGGTGGTGGTCACCACCTATAACGCCGCCTCCTATCCCGGTCAACGCCAGCTGGTGGAGCGGCTGGCGGGAACGAACCAGCCGGTTGTGGTGGCCGCTACCCGGAATCCTTATGACGCCGCCGTGTTGCCTCCCACAGCCGGTTATGTGGTGACCTACGGTTACCAGCCCGTTTCCCTGGTGGCACTGGCTCGCGTACTGGTGGGCGAGGTGAACCCCTCCGGCCTGCTACCGGTGACCATTCCCGGCCTGTTCCCCTATGGGGCAGGACTCAGGTATCCGGCACCTTGA
- a CDS encoding ABC transporter ATP-binding protein: MTLLAVENLTKRFGGLLAVDQVTFEVRQGEILALIGPNGAGKTTVFNLITGIYRPDAGEVLLAGTRVTGRPPHQMAAMGVARTFQNLRLFRNLTVLENVMSGPHCHARAGFWASVLRTPGQRREEAQIRAKAEAALRRVGLWDLRDELARNLPYGQQKRLEIARALATRPRLLILDEPAGGLNEQERAELVELVRQVRADGITVLLIEHDMKLVMGLSDRVVVLDNGVKIAEGTPAEVQANPQVIEAYLGREEDEF; encoded by the coding sequence ATGACCCTGCTGGCGGTGGAAAACCTGACCAAGCGCTTCGGCGGCCTGCTGGCGGTCGATCAGGTCACCTTCGAGGTGCGCCAGGGGGAGATCCTCGCCCTGATCGGTCCCAACGGGGCCGGCAAGACCACGGTGTTCAACCTGATCACCGGCATCTACCGCCCTGATGCCGGCGAGGTGCTGCTGGCCGGCACCCGGGTGACGGGCCGGCCTCCCCACCAGATGGCCGCCATGGGGGTTGCCCGAACCTTCCAGAACCTGCGCCTTTTCCGCAACCTGACGGTCCTGGAGAACGTGATGTCCGGGCCCCACTGCCACGCCCGGGCCGGATTCTGGGCTTCGGTGCTGCGCACGCCGGGCCAGCGGCGGGAGGAAGCCCAGATCCGGGCGAAAGCGGAGGCGGCCCTGCGCCGCGTGGGGCTGTGGGATCTGCGGGACGAGCTGGCGCGCAACCTGCCCTATGGCCAGCAAAAGCGGCTGGAGATCGCCCGTGCCCTGGCCACCCGCCCGCGGCTGCTGATCCTGGACGAACCGGCCGGCGGCCTCAACGAGCAGGAACGGGCGGAACTGGTGGAGCTGGTGCGACAGGTGCGGGCGGACGGCATCACGGTGCTCCTGATCGAACACGACATGAAGCTGGTCATGGGCCTGTCGGACCGCGTGGTGGTGCTGGACAACGGCGTGAAGATCGCCGAGGGAACGCCGGCGGAAGTGCAGGCCAACCCCCAGGTCATCGAGGCCTACCTGGGCCGGGAAGAGGATGAGTTCTGA
- a CDS encoding exo-beta-N-acetylmuramidase NamZ domain-containing protein, whose product MAIGAQRWRWRAVTAILAGVTILALLAQLFTVLVLEQRHVAARRRVRTGLEVLLTDRLDLIRGKRVGIITNPTGVLPDLRHGVDALATAEGVHVVAIFGPEHGFRGSAQAGGSEGSYVDERTGVPVYDLYGKNRDAIAQLFQNTGVEVVLFDIQDVGTRYYTYIWTMADALEAAALAGTEFIVLDRPNPTGGIQAEGPVLHPEYSSFVGRYPIAQRHGMTVGELALLFNDRFVPDRTGGRRAQLTVIPMQGWFRDMYYEETGLPWVMPSPNMPTVDTAMAYIGMGLMEGTNLSEGRGTTRPFELIGAPYIDWQLSHRLAHAKLPGVRFREAYFAPTFSKYAGRTIGGIQLYVTDRDEFDPIRTAITIIVETKRLYGDRFQWRSDFWIDRLTGSTQVRTAVDAGQSPEAIVAGWQDELAEFRALREQYLLYGLRGNGRYR is encoded by the coding sequence GTGGCGATCGGTGCGCAACGCTGGCGGTGGCGGGCCGTTACGGCCATACTGGCGGGAGTGACAATCCTGGCCTTGCTCGCCCAGTTGTTCACCGTTCTCGTCCTTGAGCAGCGGCATGTCGCTGCCCGGCGCCGGGTGCGTACGGGCCTTGAAGTCCTACTTACAGACCGCCTAGACCTGATCCGTGGGAAACGCGTCGGGATCATAACAAATCCCACTGGTGTTCTGCCCGACCTGCGGCATGGGGTGGACGCCCTGGCCACCGCCGAGGGCGTCCATGTGGTGGCCATATTCGGACCCGAGCATGGTTTTCGTGGTTCGGCCCAGGCCGGCGGATCAGAAGGGAGTTACGTTGACGAGCGCACGGGGGTGCCAGTGTACGACCTCTACGGAAAGAACCGCGATGCCATAGCCCAGTTGTTCCAGAACACCGGCGTAGAGGTGGTCCTGTTCGATATACAGGATGTCGGCACCCGCTACTACACGTACATCTGGACCATGGCCGACGCCCTTGAAGCTGCCGCGCTTGCCGGAACAGAGTTCATCGTTCTAGACCGACCCAACCCCACAGGTGGAATCCAGGCGGAAGGACCCGTGCTTCACCCCGAATACAGCAGTTTCGTCGGTCGCTACCCCATAGCCCAGCGGCACGGGATGACCGTGGGGGAACTGGCCCTTCTATTCAACGACCGCTTTGTTCCTGATCGCACCGGGGGCCGGCGAGCCCAGCTAACGGTGATTCCCATGCAGGGCTGGTTCCGCGACATGTACTATGAGGAAACCGGCCTGCCCTGGGTGATGCCGTCGCCTAATATGCCGACTGTCGACACCGCCATGGCCTACATCGGAATGGGGCTTATGGAGGGTACTAACCTGTCGGAGGGAAGGGGGACGACCCGCCCATTTGAGCTAATCGGTGCGCCGTACATCGACTGGCAACTCAGTCACCGTCTCGCTCATGCCAAGCTGCCCGGCGTGCGCTTTCGTGAGGCGTATTTCGCGCCCACGTTCAGCAAATATGCCGGCCGAACCATCGGCGGAATCCAGCTGTATGTGACGGACCGGGACGAGTTTGACCCAATTCGCACGGCCATCACCATCATCGTTGAAACGAAGCGTCTGTACGGTGACAGGTTTCAGTGGCGATCTGACTTCTGGATCGACCGTTTGACGGGCTCCACCCAGGTCAGGACGGCGGTAGATGCCGGGCAAAGCCCTGAGGCCATCGTCGCGGGATGGCAAGACGAGCTGGCAGAGTTCCGCGCCCTTAGGGAGCAGTATTTGCTATATGGTCTGCGTGGTAACGGCCGGTACCGGTAG
- a CDS encoding branched-chain amino acid ABC transporter permease, whose translation MATQAATAGGRGLTRSRVAAGLALLLALAFPALVGYNGYYLEIGFNFFLWAVLGLSLNFILGGTGQYNLGHAAFFAAGAYTTAILNTRLDIPVLVLAPVAALVAGLLAVAVARPIIHLRGDYLLIVTVGFAEIVRITLRNNVFGLTGGSNGILGIDRPVILGFRLAQMSHLYYLSLVLLLLTLFIAVRLENSRIGRAWSYIREDEVAAAAMGIDTGRYKVLAFAVGGALAGLAGNVYAAKMTVIAPESFSFWESVVMFAIVILGGTGSIPGVFLGTFGMVVLPQLFRGLADYRMLVFGAAMVLLMIFRPEGLWPNRRWRLAVRGGDEPAVVAAGAGRPAGGPEAGTGAAAGGGPGSGTGAAAGGAPGGR comes from the coding sequence ATGGCAACGCAGGCGGCCACGGCTGGCGGGCGTGGCCTGACCCGGTCCCGGGTGGCGGCCGGTCTGGCCCTGCTGCTGGCTCTGGCCTTCCCCGCCCTGGTGGGGTACAACGGCTACTACTTGGAGATCGGCTTCAACTTCTTCCTCTGGGCGGTGCTCGGCCTGTCCTTGAACTTCATCCTGGGTGGAACGGGCCAATACAACCTCGGCCACGCGGCCTTCTTCGCCGCGGGCGCCTACACCACGGCCATCCTCAACACGCGCCTCGACATCCCGGTGCTGGTCCTGGCGCCGGTGGCGGCGCTGGTGGCGGGCCTGCTGGCGGTGGCCGTGGCCCGGCCCATCATTCACCTGCGGGGCGACTACCTGCTGATCGTCACCGTGGGGTTCGCCGAGATCGTCCGCATCACCCTGCGCAACAACGTGTTCGGCCTCACGGGCGGCAGCAACGGCATCCTGGGTATCGACCGGCCGGTGATCCTGGGCTTCCGCCTGGCCCAGATGAGCCACCTCTACTACCTGAGCCTGGTCCTCCTGCTTTTGACCCTGTTCATCGCCGTGCGGCTCGAAAACAGCCGCATCGGCCGCGCCTGGAGCTACATCCGGGAGGACGAGGTGGCGGCGGCGGCCATGGGCATCGACACGGGGCGCTACAAGGTGCTGGCCTTCGCCGTGGGCGGCGCCCTGGCCGGCCTGGCGGGGAACGTGTACGCCGCCAAGATGACGGTCATCGCCCCGGAGAGCTTCTCCTTCTGGGAGTCGGTGGTGATGTTCGCCATCGTCATCCTGGGCGGTACCGGCTCCATCCCCGGCGTGTTTCTCGGCACCTTCGGCATGGTGGTCTTGCCCCAGCTGTTCCGCGGCCTGGCCGACTACCGCATGCTGGTGTTCGGCGCGGCCATGGTGCTGCTGATGATCTTCCGGCCCGAGGGGCTCTGGCCCAACCGGCGCTGGCGGCTGGCGGTGCGCGGGGGCGACGAACCGGCCGTGGTGGCCGCCGGAGCGGGCCGGCCGGCAGGCGGGCCGGAGGCCGGTACCGGGGCGGCGGCCGGGGGCGGCCCCGGGAGCGGCACGGGCGCGGCGGCGGGCGGCGCCCCGGGCGGGAGGTGA
- a CDS encoding DMT family transporter has translation MAYLLLALTPLLWAGNWTIAKELVRRVNPADLVMARWFLASLVLAPIVYLREGRLPRPQGVDWLWIALCGLTGMAGYNTLQYVAQQQTTNINGTLIYTASPALTFLLAVPLLGERVTPRRAAGVVLSLAGTAWILAGGSLEVLRSWRFNPGDVLMVVASAGWAVYTVVTRFGTRRLSPLSLTLYASAAGALMMAATRGAALATGRGAWSLSAGDTWAVLYIGVVSSAVAYLFWNEGVRRIGAGAASIFANLLPVYTAVLSTTLLDERLTLAHLTGGLAVLAGVYLVAAPAGGTRMASSRARPRVALPAERPSGRHLER, from the coding sequence GTGGCCTACCTTCTGCTGGCCCTCACCCCCCTGCTCTGGGCGGGCAACTGGACCATCGCCAAGGAACTGGTGCGCCGCGTGAACCCGGCGGATCTGGTGATGGCCCGGTGGTTTCTGGCATCCCTGGTTTTGGCGCCCATTGTCTACCTGCGGGAAGGCCGGTTGCCACGCCCGCAGGGAGTAGACTGGCTGTGGATCGCCCTGTGCGGCCTGACGGGGATGGCGGGCTACAACACCTTGCAGTACGTGGCCCAGCAGCAGACCACCAACATCAACGGCACGTTGATTTACACCGCCTCGCCCGCCCTGACCTTCCTGCTGGCGGTGCCCCTGCTGGGGGAGCGGGTGACGCCCCGGCGGGCGGCGGGCGTGGTGCTCAGCCTGGCGGGGACCGCATGGATCCTGGCCGGCGGTTCCCTGGAGGTGCTGCGCTCCTGGCGGTTCAACCCCGGCGACGTGCTGATGGTGGTGGCTTCGGCGGGCTGGGCGGTGTACACCGTGGTGACCCGCTTCGGTACCCGCCGCCTCTCGCCCCTGTCCCTGACCCTGTACGCATCGGCTGCCGGAGCCCTGATGATGGCCGCCACCCGGGGAGCCGCCCTGGCCACCGGGAGGGGGGCGTGGAGCCTGTCGGCGGGTGACACCTGGGCGGTGCTTTACATCGGGGTGGTGTCGTCGGCCGTCGCGTACCTGTTCTGGAACGAGGGGGTGCGGCGAATCGGCGCCGGGGCCGCGTCGATCTTTGCCAACCTGCTGCCGGTGTACACGGCGGTGCTGTCCACCACGCTGCTGGACGAGCGGCTGACCCTGGCCCACCTGACGGGGGGCCTGGCGGTTCTGGCGGGCGTGTACCTGGTGGCGGCGCCGGCGGGCGGGACGCGGATGGCGTCGAGCCGCGCCCGGCCACGGGTGGCGCTGCCGGCGGAGCGGCCTTCCGGCCGGCACCTGGAGCGTTGA
- a CDS encoding ABC transporter ATP-binding protein, with translation MAMLELAGVHVYYGHVHALKGIDLEVEEGEIVALLGANGAGKSTTLRAISGLVRPREGSIRFQGQDLLRLPAHQLPALGIAHAPEGRRVFGPLTVDENLTLGAYRQADRAVVEETRRWVFDLFPRLKERRRQLAGTMSGGEQQMLAIGRALMSRPRLLLLDEPSLGLAPLVVRQIFHTIREINRQGVTVLLVEQNARAALKLAHRAYVLETGTVAVAGPAGELLRDPRMQEAYLGGRAGSAGAR, from the coding sequence ATGGCGATGCTGGAACTGGCGGGAGTCCACGTCTACTACGGGCACGTCCACGCCTTAAAGGGCATCGACCTGGAGGTGGAGGAGGGCGAGATCGTCGCCCTGCTGGGCGCCAACGGCGCCGGCAAGTCGACCACCCTGCGGGCCATCTCCGGGCTGGTGCGGCCGCGGGAAGGCAGCATCCGCTTCCAGGGCCAGGACCTGCTGCGGCTGCCCGCCCACCAGCTGCCGGCCCTGGGAATCGCCCATGCCCCTGAGGGGCGCCGGGTCTTCGGCCCCCTCACGGTGGACGAGAACTTGACCCTGGGGGCTTACCGCCAGGCCGACCGGGCGGTGGTGGAGGAGACGCGGCGGTGGGTTTTCGACCTGTTCCCGCGGCTCAAGGAGCGCCGGCGCCAGCTGGCGGGGACCATGTCGGGCGGCGAGCAGCAGATGCTGGCCATCGGCCGCGCCCTGATGTCCCGGCCCCGGCTGCTCTTGCTCGACGAACCCAGCCTGGGCCTGGCGCCCCTGGTGGTGCGCCAGATCTTCCACACCATCCGGGAGATCAACCGCCAGGGCGTGACGGTGCTGCTGGTCGAGCAGAATGCCCGGGCCGCGCTGAAGCTGGCCCACCGGGCCTACGTCCTGGAAACGGGCACCGTGGCCGTGGCCGGACCTGCCGGCGAGCTGCTGCGGGATCCCCGGATGCAGGAGGCCTACCTGGGCGGGCGGGCCGGTTCGGCCGGCGCCCGGTAG